A section of the Hevea brasiliensis isolate MT/VB/25A 57/8 chromosome 17, ASM3005281v1, whole genome shotgun sequence genome encodes:
- the LOC110635681 gene encoding uncharacterized protein At5g01610 — protein MEKALTKVGSFWISKKAKELSTISHDLSTFSGAVEERAKRVFNKLKGKPQKSLADVLREYNLPPGLFPQNVKCYELDESKGKLIVYLPSVCEVCFKDSSILRYATRVKATLSRGKLTGIEGMKTKVIMWVKVSSVTVESYKSDKVWFTAGVKKTRPKDAYEMPREAIQVEEF, from the exons atggagaaAGCACTGACAAAGGTTGGGAGCTTCTGGATttccaagaaagccaaagaactCTCCACCATTTCTCATGACCTCTCT ACTTTCTCAGGTGCTGTTGAAGAGAGGGCAAAAAGGGTATTCAACAAGCTGAAAG GTAAGCCACAAAAATCCTTGGCAGATGTCCTCCGAGAGTACAACCTTCCCCCTGGGTTATTCCCTCAAAACGTGAAATGCTACGAGTTGGATGAATCGAAAGGTAAGCTAATAGTTTACTTGCCCTCTGTCTGCGAGGTGTGTTTCAAGGACTCATCCATCTTACGGTATGCCACTCGAGTGAAAGCGACATTGTCAAGGGGAAAGCTCACTGGAATAGAAGGAATGAAAACAAAAGTTATAATGTGGGTTAAAGTCAGCAGCGTTACTGTTGAGAGCTACAAATCTGATAAAGTGTGGTTCACTGCTGGTGTGAAGAAAACCAGGCCTAAAGATGCATATGAAATGCCTCGCGAAGCCATTCAAGTTGAAGAATTTTGA
- the LOC110635679 gene encoding LOW QUALITY PROTEIN: phosphoglycerate kinase, cytosolic (The sequence of the model RefSeq protein was modified relative to this genomic sequence to represent the inferred CDS: substituted 1 base at 1 genomic stop codon), translating to MATKKSVSSLNDADLKGKGVFVRVDLNVPLDDNFNITDDTRIRAAVPTIKYLMDHGSKVILCTHLGRPKGVTPKYSLKPLVPRLSELLGVQVKMANDCIGEEVEKLVAELSDGGVLLLENVRFHKEEEKNDPEFSKKLAALADVYVNDAFGSAHRAHAXTEGVAKYLKPSVAGFLMQKELDYLVGAVANPKKPFAAIVGGLKVSTKIGVIESLLGKVDILILGGGMMFTLYKAQGYSVGSSLVEEDKLDLATSLVEKAKAKGVSLLLPTDVVIADKFAADANSKMSLTWQQRFSKPTGLNIQRVRTAQEYRSLPLIANLPFEAFQYAQNVQSCG from the exons ATGGCTACAAAGAAGAGCGTTAGCAGTCTAAATGACGCAGATTTGAAGGGGAAGGGGGTGTTTGTGAGAGTGGATCTCAACGTCCCTTTGGATGATAACTTCAATATCACTGATGATACCAGGATCCGAGCTGCCGTTCCCACCATCAAGTACTTGATGGATCATGGCTCCAAAGTTATTCTTTGCACCCATTTG GGACGTCCAAAGGGTGTTACGCCCAAGTACAGCTTGAAGCCACTTGTACCTAGGCTATCTGAACTTCTTGGAGTCCAG GTTAAAATGGCTAATGACTGTATTGGTGAGGAAGTTGAGAAACTGGTGGCTGAGCTCTCAGACGGAGGTGTCTTGCTTCTTGAGAATGTAAGGTTCCACAAGGAGGAGGAAAAGAATGATCCTGAATTCTCCAAGAAACTAGCTGCTCTTGCAGATGTCTACGTTAATGATGCATTTGGCAGTGCTCATAGAGCCCATGCATGAACAGAGGGTGTGGCTAAATACTTGAAACCTTCTGTTGCCGGTTTTCTTATGCAGAAG GAACTTGACTATCTTGTTGGAGCTGTGGCAAATCCTAAGAAGCCTTTTGCTGCAATTGTTGGTGGCTTAAAGGTATCAACCAAGATTGGAGTGATAGAATCCCTCCTGGGGAAGGTTGATATCCTCATATTGGGTGGAGGAATGATGTTTACTTTATACAAGGCACAAGGGTACTCAGTTGGGTCATCCCTTGTGGAGGAGGACAAACTTGATCTTGCAACTTCACTTGTTGAAAAAGCCAAGGCTAAGGGGGTATCTTTACTGCTGCCTACTGATGTGGTCATTGCTGACAAGTTTGCAGCTGATGCCAACAGCAAG ATGTCTCTCACATGGCAGCAAAGGTTTTCAAAGCCAACCGGTTTGAATATCCAGAGAGTGAGAACAGCACAAGAATATAGATCACTCCCTTTGATTGCAAATCTGCCGTTTGAAGCATTTCAGTATGCCCAAAATGTCCAATCATGCGGTTGA